From the genome of Rhinoderma darwinii isolate aRhiDar2 chromosome 1, aRhiDar2.hap1, whole genome shotgun sequence:
TGTCTTTAATAAATAATGTCAAAGAAAATTGAATCTCCTCATGTAAAATATATATGATGTCTAAGACAACGAGAAGTAAAGATTAAGGTTTAATAGATTTCAGCTCAAAAGTTGAGCAAGTGCAGAGTCTAGGTCTGAATAATGAAAGGAGAATCCACTTTGTAGGGTCCTTAGTGGGACTACTCGCGGACCCTCGAGCAGCATCGGAGCTCTGTCACTTCCAAACAGCAAATTGACAGCAAAGCTTGGAGTGAATAGGAAGGCAGGACGTCCCAATGCCTTGCTTAGGGCACCTGTGAAGTCAGCATTGGTATCAGTAACTGAAGAGGGCGACACTGCATTCAGTATACCACTAACTTTTCCATCCTTCTCAATGGTGTGACATAAGAGACTGCAGAGATCTTCAATGTGAATCCAAGGAAATGGCTGCTTCCCAGAACCAAGTACACCTCCAAGACACAACCGGAATGGCCACAGCATTGTAGGAAGAGCACCACCGTTTCGACCCAAAACCGCACCTGGTAGACAGAGGGAAGGTTTCATTATTAGGTTTCTCATCATTATAAAAGACGCATTTCACAAGCTGCAATTTATGCAGTCCGAATTCCCAACATCAACAGCTCATTGTGCCTGGTACTGCTCAAATAAGTGGGGAAAACCGAAAACCCATTCCAGGGCcgcttcacatcaccgttcgctttccgttccggggttcggtcggaggtttccgtcgggtgaaccccgcaacggaaagtgaaaccacagcttccgtttcagtcaccattgatatcaatggtgactgaaacattgctaatgatttccgttAGTCACTATTCCAGcagatttccgtttttccgacagaatcaatagcgcagtcgactccgctattgattccgtcgttaaaacggaaacctgccggaatggtgatgaacggaaaccattagcgatgtttccgtcaccattgatatcaatggtgacggaaaaggaagctgtggtttcactttcactttccattgcggggtttacccgacagaaacctcagacggaaccgaaaggtgatgtgaacaggcccttagatgcTTTGTGCAGAGTATCCAGAACCCATGCTACTGCAGCTGCTATATGCGGCCTGAAAATTGCATCATACTTGGCACACAGTCgctgagcctctttaaatgtgtgCGACAAAGTCCATAAAAATCCTGCATGGAAGTTTTTTGAGGTCTATAATGTAAACCAACAGATCTCCATACGATGAAAGAATACGATTTTACATTAGAGAATGTTGTGCTTACATAACAGTCTTACCCACCTGTTCTTACTTTTACCAGTTGGGTGATGGGTTTGCCTTCAGTGCCAGGAAgctccgctgcaccctcccagtctCTCACAAGGCGAGACAAAAAGTCTGAATTCCCACCAGGGCTATCTTCAGAATACTGCTGGGTTTGACTGGATGGATAATATCCTGGGGAAAGGTGAAATGGCAGATAGCGAGTATGTTGGCTGTCACAGTCTAAAGGTGGTAAAAGGTTTATACTGTAGTTACTTTATCCCAGCTTACCCACTCCAGTGACTACCACCCAAGTGTGTGGAGGACTAGGAGACTGGCTAATAGCTTGAGTAATAGTGCGTGTAGTTTCAATCCTGCTGGCAATAACTTCCTGTTTGAACTGCTCGGTCCATCTAGCACAGAAGACAGTTATGTTATAACCAGAGCTGAAAAGCTtgtatactgtataataatataGTATTACTCCAATTAACATATGAAATACACTACTCTAAGAAACACTACTggaaaaaatacagtaaaaaagagaaacctcttttttttaaatatatcttaCTTGTAGAGATAGAATTGTTTGAATTCCAGACTCAAAGCCTACAGCTGCACTAAGTTATAAACTTTCATGTGATGGATATTTTCTGGATCTTGTGTGTCAGAGGCACGCAGGCCCAGCTTTTAACCGAACCGTCAGTTcaaaccgtcagttcagctgaactgacggatgtAAGGGCCCCGGTCGtagacccctctcatcctgctGACGTctgcctccccagagatgccagcacatgtggccgtcctgtcctgcagtgaccactatggTGCGCGCCCGAGctcattcccagccttaaagggccagcgtgcgcacatgttaagaattaactaattactcccagatcaccctagactataaaaggagccctgccctttcactccttgtttGAGCGTTTGTAttcctgttagtcttgcaaatgattCCTTacttgtatcctgttccctgtgttcccgtgctgtatttgttcctgtgccatctctagtgttggagtcgtgttgtgccatctaccACGCCTGCTTatttacaccacatctggtgtcgtctgccacattttgcatcacctgccgctaaggtcccatctgtgcctaagccgttgctactgtctggactattagggtattttctgacatttttcgggccgtaaacgcagaACGCCTCgaaacaactgcccattgatctcaatgggaaaacggcattctgttctgacggagcatttttcgcgcctttttttacgcgtaaaaaaaacaaccgcgaaaaagaagtgcaggacacttcttgggacgtttatggagcagttttccatagactattgaaaaaacctccaaaaacggccgtaaaatacgcagcgaaaatcgcgagtggcacaaaaaacgtctgaaaatcaggagctattttctcttgaaaacagctccgtattttgagacgttttttactctgcgtgtgaacataccctaacagatacCCTTGTTctcggactttatattgacttggtacactgtttggccagctgctacggcagtgcggcctagtgggtccacatacccacagatcgtgacagtggaTCTGGCTCAGACAGAACGATACAGTTTCTatgcatacaggatacatagtAGCGGTGTCTTAAAaagtttaaacattttttttggaATAAAAGGGATTTTAAAAGTTGCATAAAGACACTACTtatattaatttaatttaaaaaaaaaatgctaacaaaaatgtacatagtctttaacgccttaaatgacgcagcctagtttgggccttaagcttagttcacacagagtattttgaggcatattttggcc
Proteins encoded in this window:
- the SDR39U1 gene encoding epimerase family protein SDR39U1, with protein sequence MRVLIGGGSGFIGQSLSQLLKSRGHQVTIISRQPGQQKITWADVSKKGLPPCDAVVNLAGENVMNPLRRWTEQFKQEVIASRIETTRTITQAISQSPSPPHTWVVVTGVGYYPSSQTQQYSEDSPGGNSDFLSRLVRDWEGAAELPGTEGKPITQLVKVRTGAVLGRNGGALPTMLWPFRLCLGGVLGSGKQPFPWIHIEDLCSLLCHTIEKDGKVSGILNAVSPSSVTDTNADFTGALSKALGRPAFLFTPSFAVNLLFGSDRAPMLLEGPRVVPLRTLQSGFSFHYSDLDSALAQLLS